In SAR324 cluster bacterium, the following are encoded in one genomic region:
- the kdsA gene encoding 3-deoxy-8-phosphooctulonate synthase — protein sequence MDKIITVQDIAISNASPMVLLGGMNVLESREIALTVAEQFCNITRKLNIPYVFKASFDKANRSSIHSFRGPGMEEGLKILEEIKHTFQIPVITDVHEPHQAAPVAEVADILQVPAFLSRQTDLVMAMAQTGAVINIKKAQFLAPQEMKHILSKCEMSGNSRLLLCERGSCFGYNNLVVDMLGFPIMKSFGYPVFFDVTHSLQQPGGLGNAAGGRRQQVRELALAGISQGIAGIFLEAHPDPDHARCDGPSALPLDQLELFLTQIRDVDALIKSLQPLTIH from the coding sequence ATGGATAAAATAATCACAGTTCAGGATATTGCCATTTCCAACGCATCCCCGATGGTGCTCCTGGGAGGCATGAATGTGCTCGAATCCCGAGAGATCGCATTGACAGTTGCGGAACAGTTTTGCAATATCACCCGAAAGTTGAATATCCCCTATGTTTTCAAAGCGTCTTTCGACAAAGCCAATCGGTCCTCCATTCATTCATTCAGAGGACCCGGTATGGAGGAAGGGTTAAAAATTCTGGAAGAAATCAAACATACCTTCCAGATTCCGGTGATCACAGATGTCCATGAACCCCATCAGGCAGCACCTGTGGCAGAAGTCGCGGATATTTTACAAGTGCCCGCCTTTTTGTCCAGACAGACAGACCTGGTTATGGCTATGGCACAGACCGGGGCCGTGATCAATATCAAGAAGGCCCAGTTTCTGGCACCACAGGAAATGAAGCATATTCTCAGTAAATGTGAAATGTCTGGAAATTCCAGATTGCTGTTGTGTGAACGGGGTTCGTGTTTCGGTTATAACAATCTGGTGGTAGACATGCTGGGATTTCCCATAATGAAATCGTTTGGATACCCTGTTTTTTTTGATGTGACGCATTCTCTACAACAGCCTGGAGGGCTTGGAAATGCTGCCGGTGGACGCCGTCAGCAAGTGAGAGAGTTGGCTCTGGCCGGTATTTCACAGGGAATTGCCGGTATTTTTCTGGAAGCGCATCCAGACCCGGATCATGCACGGTGTGATGGTCCCTCGGCTTTGCCCCTGGATCAACTGGAGTTGTTTTTAACACAGATCAGAGATGTCGATGCCCTGATCAAATCATTACAACCGTTAACTATCCATTAA
- a CDS encoding lytic transglycosylase domain-containing protein, protein MKHLSPMQLRTLKLSGVLLSLIGLIACSGSSHQFPDIPNNPFLPYYIKLHPEGVRDSLERFMVYRDMIRQIFLEEDLPVFLMALPALESGFRADAISPAGAGGLWQFMPQTGTTFGLKSDEWMDERFDPVKSTRAAAKYLKKLYAQFQDWHQALTAYNAGEGRVQKALTTEQKHTMPAGYWKLELKAESRDYYPKFMALVHIFLDKDRAGFEEVRFEPENALASLNVPVLLSLEDVARRLNVPYTEIREFNSYLKQGKPAPGQTEYTLYLRKGQQTQLLESLNKNPPLPAPAFTEKTTARL, encoded by the coding sequence ATGAAGCACTTATCACCGATGCAATTACGAACGTTGAAGCTCTCTGGTGTACTGTTATCACTCATTGGACTCATTGCGTGTTCCGGGTCATCCCATCAATTTCCGGATATACCCAACAATCCCTTCCTTCCGTATTACATCAAACTACATCCTGAAGGCGTCCGGGATAGTCTGGAACGTTTCATGGTGTATCGCGATATGATACGGCAAATTTTTTTAGAAGAAGACTTACCTGTATTTCTGATGGCACTGCCCGCGCTGGAAAGCGGCTTTCGTGCGGATGCCATTTCTCCGGCAGGCGCTGGAGGATTATGGCAATTCATGCCTCAAACAGGGACAACCTTCGGATTAAAGAGCGATGAATGGATGGATGAACGTTTTGATCCGGTCAAGTCCACCCGTGCCGCGGCTAAATATCTAAAAAAGCTGTATGCCCAGTTTCAGGACTGGCATCAGGCACTGACAGCCTATAACGCCGGTGAAGGCAGAGTGCAGAAAGCATTGACGACAGAACAGAAACATACGATGCCGGCAGGATACTGGAAACTGGAGCTCAAAGCCGAATCCAGAGATTATTATCCCAAATTCATGGCTCTGGTTCATATCTTTCTTGACAAGGATCGGGCTGGCTTTGAAGAGGTGCGGTTTGAACCGGAAAATGCACTGGCGTCCCTGAACGTTCCGGTGCTTCTTTCACTGGAGGATGTGGCCCGGCGCCTCAATGTTCCCTATACCGAAATCAGGGAGTTCAACAGTTATCTTAAACAGGGAAAACCGGCACCGGGGCAGACTGAATATACCCTATATCTTCGCAAAGGACAGCAAACCCAACTGCTGGAATCACTCAACAAAAACCCGCCGCTTCCGGCCCCGGCGTTTACGGAAAAAACAACAGCCCGACTTTAA
- a CDS encoding anthranilate synthase component I family protein encodes MLIPDLQTPPHQIFAFLHQMQSKAVFLESSVPHPDHGRYSIITSSPETEVYLHNGILHVMEEPPIPGNFEAMARVVRSWLNKYPEMKSATPPPYFTGGVIGFVSYDINRYLYDGHQVGKVSSWPEGCFRLYRWSLVYDHQQQQYSVHGVPPFDIRELNRISENRAQTEASPRLSEVHPLSSYKEYLEQILTIQEWIRRGDVYQVNLTRQFECFWNTDSCAHIHQSTGRLYQLLRKHNPAPFSCMFPLMNGQYILSSSPELFFSLKQRHVTLRPIKGTSPRHADPIHDQTSRDFLWNSSKDQAELLMIVDLERNDLGKVCEFGSIHVPQIKTIESYASVHHLVSTIQGTLRQNLDVWDLIRALAPCGSITGTPKLRAMERIHELESFARGIYTGNIGWIDFWGNACFNVAIRTLLIEENRLMFNTGGGIVIDSRPEQEYQETLDKARGIQLALTQWNHS; translated from the coding sequence ATGCTAATTCCTGATCTGCAAACTCCCCCACATCAGATTTTTGCGTTCCTGCATCAGATGCAGTCCAAAGCTGTCTTCCTTGAAAGCAGTGTCCCGCATCCGGATCATGGCCGTTACTCCATTATCACCTCTTCCCCGGAGACCGAAGTCTATCTCCACAACGGGATCCTGCATGTCATGGAAGAGCCCCCGATTCCCGGAAATTTTGAAGCAATGGCTCGGGTTGTTCGCTCCTGGCTGAATAAATATCCCGAGATGAAATCAGCAACCCCGCCCCCTTATTTCACAGGCGGAGTTATCGGTTTTGTGAGTTATGACATCAACCGCTATTTGTACGACGGACATCAAGTGGGAAAAGTATCGTCATGGCCGGAAGGATGCTTTCGCTTATACCGCTGGAGTCTGGTGTATGATCATCAGCAACAGCAATATTCGGTTCATGGAGTCCCCCCCTTTGATATCCGCGAATTGAATCGGATTTCTGAAAATCGGGCGCAAACTGAAGCTTCTCCCCGGTTGTCGGAAGTCCATCCGCTTTCCAGTTACAAGGAATATCTGGAACAGATCCTGACGATTCAGGAATGGATTCGAAGGGGTGATGTCTATCAGGTGAATCTGACACGGCAGTTTGAATGTTTCTGGAATACAGACTCATGCGCACACATCCATCAATCCACCGGACGACTTTACCAATTGTTGAGGAAACACAATCCGGCCCCGTTTTCCTGCATGTTTCCCCTCATGAATGGACAATACATCCTCAGCAGTTCACCGGAACTTTTTTTTTCATTGAAACAGCGACACGTCACATTGCGCCCCATCAAGGGAACCTCTCCCCGGCACGCTGATCCAATCCATGATCAGACATCCAGAGATTTTTTATGGAACAGTTCCAAGGATCAGGCAGAGTTGCTGATGATCGTGGATCTCGAAAGGAATGATCTGGGAAAAGTCTGTGAATTTGGCAGCATTCATGTTCCACAAATAAAAACCATTGAGAGCTATGCGTCTGTTCATCATCTGGTTTCAACCATTCAGGGCACTCTTAGGCAAAATCTTGATGTATGGGATTTGATCCGGGCGTTGGCTCCTTGCGGTTCGATCACAGGAACACCGAAATTGCGGGCCATGGAACGCATCCATGAACTGGAATCTTTTGCGCGGGGAATATACACAGGGAACATTGGCTGGATTGATTTTTGGGGGAATGCCTGCTTTAATGTGGCGATCCGAACCTTGCTGATTGAAGAAAACCGGCTGATGTTCAATACTGGTGGTGGTATTGTCATTGACAGTCGTCCTGAACAGGAATATCAGGAGACCCTCGACAAAGCCCGTGGAATCCAATTGGCCTTGACTCAATGGAATCATTCATAA
- a CDS encoding sigma-70 family RNA polymerase sigma factor, with product METNESPISMDTLHAYLRNREENTITQEELQSLFPQKSLSNSEWKNISKALSELQIQVVSSSSTAKETPESFEEEEEHDDHDFVEIATERKTVAQYGIESESEGSLTSPFEDLVNQYLKEIGRIKTLSREEATRMAQQIEHLRTSMVEILSQSTLVVKYLLEWIEPLKQGVGDVGQYVSTINHDNNELQEDDEVRDNLMETLEELQLAYDKWNEIVEKNGSGAKAKRHFRTISECIMAVKFTPRQIQRLYHVMRRHYAHMVQTRNQLQNYMRMIHEPMLEPLEFWLKLPPDEQETVRRDNLEKTGFDLRKIRRYVECKMIQSNRLERLERQTGVSFEAFHESIGHINQINRETDQLTHQFIEAHMHLVVTISRRYCNRGLQFLDLIQEGNIGLIRAVESFEYRRGYKFSTYATWWIRQSIVRSIADKGRTIRIPIHMVETTAKLQRVRRRLVSFFGREPSMEELADKTGIALEKVLEALCIVKEPSSLDTLLEDEEGMSLLDVLSNDDCLTPGDWATLKDDQDRINMALDSLSNREARVIKMRFGIECDYDHTLEEIGQTFNVTRERIRQIEAKALSKLSHASRSKILLSCLDK from the coding sequence ATGGAAACAAACGAATCTCCCATTTCGATGGATACGCTTCATGCCTATCTGCGTAACCGGGAAGAAAATACAATCACCCAGGAAGAACTACAGTCGTTGTTTCCTCAGAAAAGTCTGAGTAATTCGGAATGGAAAAACATTTCAAAAGCGTTGTCAGAACTTCAAATCCAGGTGGTTTCCAGCAGTTCAACAGCCAAAGAAACACCAGAATCCTTTGAAGAGGAAGAAGAACATGACGATCATGATTTTGTCGAAATAGCCACAGAGCGCAAGACTGTTGCCCAGTACGGCATTGAATCCGAAAGTGAAGGTTCGCTGACCTCGCCCTTTGAGGATCTGGTCAATCAGTATTTGAAAGAAATCGGCCGGATCAAGACTCTCAGTCGAGAGGAAGCAACCCGGATGGCTCAGCAAATTGAACACCTGCGTACCAGCATGGTGGAAATTCTCAGTCAGTCAACTCTCGTTGTAAAATATCTGCTGGAATGGATTGAACCCCTGAAACAGGGGGTCGGCGATGTGGGGCAATATGTTTCCACGATCAACCATGACAACAATGAATTGCAGGAAGATGATGAGGTTCGGGACAACCTGATGGAAACCCTGGAAGAGTTGCAACTGGCCTATGACAAATGGAATGAAATTGTTGAAAAAAACGGTTCAGGGGCCAAGGCCAAACGGCACTTCCGGACAATCAGTGAATGCATCATGGCCGTTAAGTTTACACCACGGCAGATTCAACGCTTGTATCATGTGATGCGCCGTCATTACGCACACATGGTGCAGACACGGAACCAACTCCAGAACTACATGCGGATGATCCATGAACCCATGCTGGAACCACTCGAATTCTGGCTCAAACTTCCGCCTGACGAACAGGAAACTGTCCGTAGGGATAATCTTGAGAAAACCGGTTTTGATCTGAGGAAAATCAGGCGCTATGTCGAATGCAAGATGATCCAGAGCAATCGGTTGGAACGATTGGAACGACAAACAGGGGTGTCATTCGAGGCGTTCCATGAAAGCATCGGGCATATCAATCAGATCAACAGGGAAACCGACCAACTGACACATCAGTTCATTGAAGCCCACATGCATCTGGTTGTTACGATTTCACGACGGTATTGCAATCGTGGACTTCAGTTCCTGGATTTGATTCAGGAAGGAAATATCGGCTTGATTCGTGCTGTAGAGTCTTTTGAATACCGCCGCGGATACAAATTTTCCACTTATGCCACATGGTGGATTCGTCAATCCATTGTGCGATCCATTGCGGACAAAGGCCGGACCATCCGGATTCCGATTCATATGGTGGAGACCACCGCAAAACTTCAGCGGGTGAGACGACGTCTGGTGAGTTTTTTCGGGCGTGAACCGAGCATGGAAGAACTGGCAGATAAAACAGGTATCGCCCTGGAAAAAGTTCTTGAAGCTCTTTGTATTGTAAAAGAACCATCCTCTTTAGACACACTTCTTGAAGATGAGGAAGGGATGTCGTTACTCGATGTTCTGTCCAATGACGATTGCCTCACACCTGGCGACTGGGCCACACTCAAGGATGATCAGGACCGTATCAACATGGCACTTGACTCACTCAGCAATCGTGAAGCACGAGTTATCAAAATGAGGTTTGGCATTGAATGTGATTATGACCACACCCTGGAAGAAATCGGCCAGACCTTCAATGTCACACGGGAACGTATCCGGCAGATTGAAGCAAAAGCGCTGAGCAAACTCAGTCATGCTTCCCGCAGTAAAATACTGCTGAGTTGTCTTGACAAATAA
- a CDS encoding O-acetyl-ADP-ribose deacetylase, whose protein sequence is MTISIVQGDITHQEVDAIVNAANNSLLGGGGVDGAIHRVAGPELLAECRTLKGCQTGEAKITKGYRLPAKWVIHTVGPIWHGGNLGENDQLRACYQNSLRLAQEHQLVSIAFPSISTGVFRYPVEQASRIALTTIRHFLNTTRTSLQKIIIVCFDDRVYHCYQNAFNEIFS, encoded by the coding sequence ATGACGATCAGCATTGTCCAGGGAGACATCACCCATCAGGAGGTGGATGCCATTGTCAATGCGGCCAACAATTCATTGCTGGGCGGCGGCGGCGTGGATGGTGCCATTCACCGTGTCGCGGGGCCGGAACTGCTGGCGGAATGCCGAACACTGAAGGGATGCCAAACCGGAGAAGCCAAAATCACAAAGGGGTATCGTCTGCCAGCCAAATGGGTGATCCACACTGTCGGGCCCATCTGGCATGGTGGTAACCTCGGGGAAAATGATCAGCTCAGAGCCTGTTATCAAAATTCACTTCGTCTGGCTCAGGAACATCAGTTGGTCAGCATCGCCTTTCCCTCAATCAGTACCGGCGTGTTTCGATATCCAGTGGAACAGGCCTCCCGAATCGCGCTGACAACGATCCGGCATTTTCTAAACACAACACGGACCTCTCTTCAGAAAATCATTATTGTATGTTTTGATGACCGTGTTTATCATTGCTATCAAAACGCATTCAATGAAATTTTCAGTTAA
- a CDS encoding glycosyltransferase family 2 protein: protein MSETCDISFVIPVYNEEHSLPELVKRIDASVIPSGKTAEIMFVNDGSTDGSLRVIRELKQSHTVPLRVITLRKNFGKSAALFAGVEKSRGDVIVTIDADLQNDPADLPKFLAEIENGADMVCGWRVDRQDPLEKTLPSRFFNNVTSRMSGLDIHDFNCGFKAYRREVLKEVAFYGDMHRFMPFLAHKRGFKVAEVPILHHPRLHDSSKYRFERYYRGGLDLLTVMFITSYLVRPMHLFGTIGSLLMLMGGGVFSYLFFGRWIWGQSVGTSPLLSVSFLLIGVGVQVFMTGFLAELMVHWRKVQQPEFSIKSEED from the coding sequence ATGTCAGAAACTTGTGATATTTCCTTTGTGATTCCTGTTTACAATGAAGAACACTCCCTGCCTGAACTGGTAAAACGGATTGACGCCAGTGTCATCCCCTCCGGCAAAACCGCTGAAATCATGTTTGTGAATGATGGCAGCACCGATGGTTCACTTCGGGTGATACGCGAACTGAAACAGTCGCATACTGTTCCGCTCAGAGTCATCACCCTGCGAAAAAATTTTGGGAAATCAGCCGCGCTGTTTGCCGGTGTTGAGAAATCCCGGGGCGACGTCATTGTGACCATTGACGCGGATCTGCAGAATGATCCCGCTGATTTGCCCAAATTTCTGGCAGAAATTGAAAATGGCGCCGACATGGTTTGCGGATGGCGGGTAGACCGTCAGGACCCCCTTGAAAAAACACTCCCCTCACGATTTTTCAACAACGTGACATCCCGGATGAGCGGCCTGGATATCCATGACTTCAATTGCGGATTCAAAGCCTATCGCCGGGAGGTGCTTAAGGAAGTGGCGTTTTATGGAGATATGCATCGCTTCATGCCCTTTCTGGCTCATAAACGTGGCTTCAAGGTCGCCGAAGTTCCCATTCTCCATCATCCCAGACTGCATGATTCTTCCAAATACCGGTTTGAACGCTATTACCGTGGTGGACTGGATCTGCTCACCGTAATGTTTATCACCTCCTACCTTGTGCGTCCGATGCATTTATTCGGAACGATCGGATCACTGCTGATGCTGATGGGTGGGGGCGTGTTCAGTTACCTGTTTTTCGGAAGGTGGATCTGGGGACAATCGGTGGGAACAAGCCCACTCCTCTCCGTCAGTTTTCTGCTGATTGGTGTTGGTGTCCAGGTTTTCATGACAGGCTTTCTTGCGGAATTAATGGTGCATTGGCGCAAGGTCCAGCAACCGGAATTTTCCATCAAATCCGAAGAAGATTGA
- a CDS encoding helix-turn-helix domain-containing protein: METSIESIKTAWPIVADFLTPPQTLSEYQLLQARLDQLEQEAEEGSNLETLLDYLGELLDEYELNHFPEVERLDQAEVTAGEILRRFMEKNGIKQIDLAPVFGAQSRVSEVLNGKRQITLSQVKQLHEIYKLPVNLFL; this comes from the coding sequence ATGGAAACATCTATCGAATCCATTAAAACAGCATGGCCTATCGTTGCTGATTTTCTAACGCCCCCTCAAACACTGTCAGAGTATCAGCTTTTGCAAGCTCGTTTGGATCAATTAGAGCAAGAAGCTGAGGAAGGCAGCAATTTGGAAACTTTGCTGGACTATTTGGGGGAATTGCTGGACGAATATGAATTAAATCATTTTCCAGAGGTTGAGAGATTAGATCAGGCTGAGGTTACCGCAGGCGAAATTTTAAGGCGTTTTATGGAAAAGAACGGAATAAAGCAAATTGATTTAGCTCCTGTTTTTGGTGCCCAAAGCAGAGTTTCAGAAGTATTGAATGGTAAGCGCCAAATCACTTTGTCACAAGTGAAGCAACTTCATGAAATATACAAACTTCCAGTGAATCTGTTTTTATGA
- a CDS encoding type II toxin-antitoxin system HigB family toxin, whose protein sequence is MHIISKRRLIQFYTIHPLSKSSLTQWFQEIKKGNYQNLEEIRALFPHADKVGRRTVFNISGNHYRLITRINFQTQKVFVISILTHAEYDKNHWK, encoded by the coding sequence GTGCACATCATATCAAAAAGAAGATTGATCCAATTCTATACAATTCACCCATTATCGAAGTCATCATTGACCCAATGGTTTCAGGAAATTAAAAAAGGGAATTATCAAAATTTAGAAGAAATACGAGCCTTATTTCCTCATGCTGATAAAGTCGGAAGGCGAACTGTTTTTAACATAAGCGGGAATCATTACCGCCTGATCACCCGGATTAATTTTCAGACACAGAAAGTCTTTGTGATCAGTATACTGACTCATGCGGAATACGACAAAAACCATTGGAAATAA
- a CDS encoding type II toxin-antitoxin system VapC family toxin, giving the protein MRVLFDSSSFAKRFIQENGSEEVDKICEQTSELGLSIICFPEIISALNRRVREKNIMRHEYVIAKQRLVDELEDAQIIHLTSSVIATAGTLLETNILRAMDALHIACAIEWKPDLFVTSDQQQAIAAKQVRLSVKIV; this is encoded by the coding sequence ATGAGGGTATTATTTGATTCATCCTCATTTGCGAAACGTTTCATTCAAGAAAACGGCAGTGAAGAAGTTGACAAGATCTGTGAACAGACATCTGAATTGGGATTAAGCATTATCTGTTTTCCTGAAATTATATCCGCGTTAAATCGAAGGGTACGAGAAAAAAATATCATGCGACATGAGTATGTCATTGCTAAGCAACGCCTTGTAGATGAATTGGAAGATGCTCAAATTATTCACCTTACATCCAGTGTGATTGCAACAGCGGGAACCTTATTGGAAACCAATATACTAAGAGCAATGGATGCTTTACACATTGCATGCGCTATTGAATGGAAGCCTGATTTATTTGTAACCTCAGATCAGCAACAAGCTATTGCAGCCAAACAAGTACGATTGAGTGTGAAAATTGTATAA
- a CDS encoding type II toxin-antitoxin system Phd/YefM family antitoxin produces MISVTFTEFRKNASALISNVEQGEVIQILRHGKPIAEISPIPGQANTPAWKKPGLKLVSKGDGLSKAILQEREVS; encoded by the coding sequence ATGATTAGTGTCACTTTTACAGAATTTCGGAAAAATGCGTCCGCCTTGATTTCCAATGTAGAACAGGGCGAAGTCATTCAAATTCTCCGACATGGAAAACCCATTGCAGAGATCTCACCAATTCCAGGTCAAGCAAATACCCCAGCCTGGAAAAAACCAGGCCTGAAACTGGTTAGTAAAGGCGATGGATTGTCAAAGGCTATTCTGCAAGAACGTGAGGTGTCCTGA
- the corA gene encoding magnesium/cobalt transporter CorA: MAYLKEEYLEKSGMPPGTLVHIGEKKSDTVQIAVMDYDESHLWESEMPTPEEFMACKTSSSVTWISVNGLHVPARVESLGKYFNLHSLLLEDILHTGQRPKIDEYDNHLYVVARVLTYDQTTQTIHQEQVSLVLGENLVISFSEKPRGLFNPIRERLRKDKSRIRKMGADYLLYALLDVIVDDYFVLLKMIEESLENLEDELMEKPGPETLQEIYHMKKQTMSIGKLIQSMSEYLWELSSDETGWISEKTRLFFRDLHDHCIRVMDLLTLYREWLGGMMEAYLSLMSNRTNEVMKTLAIIATIFMPLTFIAGMYGMNFEYMPELKHHWAYPTVLGIMLMVGIGMWFYIKKKDWW; encoded by the coding sequence ATGGCTTATCTGAAGGAAGAGTATCTTGAAAAATCTGGAATGCCTCCGGGAACACTGGTGCATATCGGTGAGAAAAAAAGCGACACGGTGCAGATTGCGGTGATGGATTATGATGAATCTCACCTGTGGGAAAGCGAAATGCCGACGCCTGAAGAATTCATGGCGTGCAAAACCTCTTCATCGGTCACATGGATCAGTGTGAATGGACTGCATGTCCCTGCCAGGGTTGAATCCCTCGGCAAATATTTCAATCTGCACTCTTTGTTGCTCGAAGACATCCTTCACACAGGGCAACGACCTAAAATTGATGAGTATGACAACCATTTGTATGTGGTCGCAAGGGTTCTCACTTACGACCAGACGACCCAAACGATCCATCAGGAACAGGTCAGTCTGGTGCTGGGTGAAAATCTCGTCATTTCTTTTTCGGAAAAACCCCGGGGGTTGTTCAACCCCATTCGTGAACGTCTGCGTAAAGACAAGAGTCGTATCAGAAAAATGGGGGCTGATTATCTGCTCTATGCCCTGCTGGATGTGATTGTCGATGACTATTTTGTTCTTCTGAAAATGATTGAGGAATCCCTGGAAAATCTGGAAGATGAATTGATGGAAAAACCCGGCCCAGAAACCTTGCAGGAAATCTATCACATGAAGAAACAGACCATGTCCATTGGCAAACTCATCCAGTCCATGAGCGAATATTTATGGGAACTTTCCAGCGATGAAACCGGCTGGATTTCTGAAAAAACCCGGCTGTTTTTCCGTGATCTGCATGACCACTGCATCCGTGTCATGGATCTGCTGACCCTCTACCGTGAATGGCTCGGCGGTATGATGGAAGCCTACCTTTCACTGATGAGCAACCGCACCAATGAGGTGATGAAAACGCTGGCCATCATCGCGACTATTTTCATGCCGCTCACCTTCATTGCCGGGATGTACGGCATGAATTTCGAGTATATGCCCGAATTGAAACACCACTGGGCCTATCCGACCGTTCTCGGAATCATGCTGATGGTCGGCATCGGCATGTGGTTTTATATCAAGAAAAAGGACTGGTGGTGA
- a CDS encoding PilZ domain-containing protein, translated as MSNTALRVFPRKKFELAINIVLDQIVYEGTSTDISQGGLGFTSRLKIPQGMFLWLNMDIYEKSHSFAAEVVVSKNIQEGYFYGVSFFDLSEEETETLVMHHEGIQSIIVEIILPETPMALESEDAQDFQVEMARVVSLAAHIPSILVSASQKNMDHVLNVIEEKIKTLGREYFMSYKYVRKHSENTSMPPILMSMQDEQHKLMMVHEGWYGFTGFSRKLFLCVKGPWIPSQYKILSSYIQTCEMALAQFVLFQFLNNFSEDYEKLRQQVASYKNNADD; from the coding sequence ATGTCCAATACAGCCTTGAGAGTTTTTCCCAGGAAAAAATTCGAATTAGCCATAAACATTGTTCTGGATCAGATTGTATACGAGGGGACCTCCACGGATATTTCTCAGGGTGGCCTGGGATTCACCTCCAGATTAAAGATTCCGCAAGGTATGTTTTTATGGTTGAATATGGATATTTACGAAAAAAGCCATTCCTTCGCCGCAGAAGTGGTGGTGAGTAAAAATATTCAGGAGGGCTATTTTTACGGAGTCTCATTTTTTGATCTTTCTGAAGAAGAAACTGAAACACTTGTAATGCATCATGAAGGCATTCAGTCTATCATTGTGGAAATTATCCTCCCTGAAACTCCAATGGCTCTGGAGTCTGAAGACGCACAGGATTTTCAGGTTGAAATGGCTCGTGTAGTCAGTCTTGCGGCACACATTCCTTCAATTTTGGTATCAGCCTCGCAAAAAAACATGGACCATGTGCTGAATGTGATTGAGGAAAAAATCAAAACGCTCGGGCGGGAATATTTCATGAGTTACAAATATGTCCGCAAACACTCGGAAAATACCAGTATGCCGCCGATCCTGATGTCCATGCAGGATGAACAGCATAAACTCATGATGGTTCATGAGGGCTGGTATGGTTTCACGGGTTTTTCCAGAAAACTTTTTTTATGTGTCAAGGGGCCCTGGATTCCGTCCCAATACAAAATCCTTTCGTCCTACATCCAGACTTGTGAAATGGCTCTGGCCCAGTTTGTCCTGTTCCAGTTCTTAAACAATTTTTCAGAAGACTATGAAAAACTGAGACAGCAGGTTGCGTCTTATAAAAACAATGCGGATGACTGA